The proteins below come from a single Triticum aestivum cultivar Chinese Spring chromosome 5D, IWGSC CS RefSeq v2.1, whole genome shotgun sequence genomic window:
- the LOC123119631 gene encoding probable polyamine transporter At3g19553 — protein MTGGGGEDVPAPRRRPLTVLPLVALIFYDVSGGPFGIEDSVRAGGGALLPLLGFLILPVLWSLPEALITAELASAFPTNAGYVAWVSAAFGPAVAFLVGFSKWASGTLDNALYPVLFLDYLRSSGLALAPPLRSLAVLGLTAALTYLNYRGLHLVGLSALFLTAFSLSPFVALTVLAIPKIRPSRWLAVNPKAIDPRGYFNSMFWNLNYWDKASTLAGEVDEPRKTFPKAVFGAVALVVGAYLIPLLAGTGALPSETAAEWTDGFFSEVGQRIGGPWLRVWIQAAAAMSNMGLFEAEMSSDSFQLLGMAEMGMIPAIFARRSRHGTPTYSILCSATGVVVLSFMSFQEIIELLNFLYGLGMLVVFAAFLKLRFKDPDLPRPYRIPLGSVGAAVMCVPPVLLIGTVMCLASATTIVVNIIVLAVGVAMYFGVERLKGSGWVEFLTPVPSDSFHGSSSDDDVEDVRAVLLPADVPPAQEEVASKAE, from the exons ATGACAGGAGGAGGCGGAGAGGACGTCCCCGCGCCGAGGCGGCGCCCCCTGACGGTGCTCCCCCTCGTCGCGCTCATCTTCTACGACGTCTCGGGCGGGCCGTTCGGCATCGAGGACTCTGTccgcgccggcggcggcgcgctgcTCCCGCTCCTCGGCTTCCTCATCCTCCCGGTCCTCTGGTCGCTCCCTGAGGCCCTCATCACCGCCGAGCTCGCCTCCGCCTTCCCCACCAACGCCGGCTACGTCGCCTGGGTCTCCGCCGCGTTCGGCCCCGCGGTCGCCTTCCTCGTCGGCTTCTCCAAGTGGGCCTCCGGCACCCTCGACAACGCGCTCTACCCGGTGCTCTTCCTCGACTACCTCCGCTCCAGCGGGCTCGCCCTCGCGCCGCCGCTCCGCTCGCTCGCCGTGCTCGGCCTCACCGCCGCGCTCACCTACCTCAATTACCGCGGCCTCCACCTCGTCGGCCTCTCCGCGCTTTTCCTCACCGCCTTCTCCCTGTCCCCGTTCGTCGCGCTCACCGTGCTCGCCATCCCCAAGATCCGCCCTTCCCGCTGGCTCGCCGTCAACCCCAAGGCCATCGACCCGCGCGGGTACTTCAACTCCATGTTCTGGAACCTCAACTACTGGGACAAGGCGAGCACGCTCGCCGGCGAGGTCGACGAGCCGAGGAAGACGTTCCCCAAGGCGGTGTTCGGCGCCGTGGCGCTCGTCGTCGGCGCGTACCTCATCCCGCTCCTGGCCGGCACCGGCGCGCTGCCATCGGAGACCGCGGCCGAGTGGACGGACGGGTTCTTCTCCGAGGTCGGGCAGAGGATCGGCGGGCCCTGGCTGCGCGTGTGGATCCAGGCCGCGGCGGCCATGTCCAACATGGGGCTCTTCGAGGCCGAGATGAGCAGCGACTCCTTCCAGCTCCTCGGCATGGCCGAGATGGGCATGATCCCCGCCATCTTCGCCCGCAG ATCGCGACATGGAACGCCGACTTACAGCATCCTCTGCTCGGCGACGGGGGTGGTGGTCCTCTCCTTCATGAGCTTCCAGGAGATCATCGAGCTCCTCAACTTCCTCTACGGGCTCGGCATGCTCGTCGTGTTCGCGGCGTTCCTCAAGCTGCGTTTCAAGGACCCGGACCTGCCCCGGCCGTACCGGATCCCGCTCGGCTCCGTGGGGGCCGCCGTCATGTGCGTCCCGCCCGTCTTGCTAATCGGCACCGTCATGTGCCTCGCATCGGCCACGACCATCGTCGTCAACATCATCGTGCTCGCCGTCGGGGTCGCCATGTACTTCGGCGTCGAACGCCTCAAGGGCAGCGGCTGGGTTGAGTTCCTGACGCCCGTGCCGTCCGACAGCTTCCACGGATCGTCGTCCGACGATGACGTCGAGGATGTCCgcgccgtcctcctccccgccgacGTGCCCCCCGCCCAGGAGGAAGTGGCCAGCAAGGCCGAGTAG